The genomic DNA TACACGGGGCACCATTTTTTATTATTGTTGGCCCCTTCGTCTAGCGGTTAGGACACCAGCCTCTCACGTTGGTAACACGAGTTCGAGTCTCGTAGGGGTCACCATTTCCCTAAGTATTTCCATAATCTTTGAAATATTAATCAATCAATACAATTTAAACACAGACTAAACTATTATTAAGCTTATTTGGTTTACCATAATAAACATTATTTTATTAAATTTGGAAAAGATTATGAAAAAGATATTTTTGATTTTTGGTTTTTTGGGATTTTTTGCATTGGAGTCTTTGGGTGTTGATGTCTTTTGCAATGATACTTATAATTCAAAATTAGAATTAATAGAACACAATGTTCCAATTGGAACCGTCATAATAAGTCCATTGGAAAATTTTCGGAAAAATTTTTCACATAATGGTGCACAAGTTCGCTATGTAGCTAAAGATAAAGGGTATTATAAATTTAATTTAACCGCTGATAATATACGTGGAGAGCATGGTATTCTTAACTGGAACCAAGTTTCTGTGCGTTTTTATACTGGTTTTGCTGGTAAAATGACATTTAAAATAGATAGTATAGATGCGTGTTGGGGTGAAGCAGATAAATGTAAAGAATTAAATAATAGTGAAAGGTGGTATACTAAATATCCGAGTGATATTGCTGGAGAAATTTTGTATTATAGAGTTTTATCTTCAGACTACAGTGCAAGTGGTCTTTCTACTTCTGACAAGAATAAAAATTATGGCGGAATATGTTATGATTCACATTTGACTAATACGACGAAATTCCCAAACAATAGTATAAATGTATTATATGATCAAAGTCAAACTTACTCTGCTAGAACGTATGTTGGCGGAGATGTTAATATATTAATAGAATTAAATCCAAACTTTGAAGCAGCTATTAGAGACATTGCTCATAGATTTTCTGCTACTATCATAATAGAGCCACTTCAATCATCAATCGACACTATAAGTGGAAATATAAATTTATCAAATTCATTTACTCAAAATGGTAAGTTATATACTCAAATCATAGGAAAGCCATTTGATTTGCAATTATATAAAGCTTTGGCTGATGAGCTTGATTTTACTGATAGAAAACTACAATTAACTTTAGTAAATGATAAAGGAGAAGCTGTAAAATTCACAAGTGGAAGCGGAGGCAATGTCATTAATATAAATCAAAATAAATTTGAAGCATTAAATACTTCAAGTATTAAAATAAATAATATTGTTATAAAAAATGAGAGCAATATAACTCCTGCATTGAAATTTAAAATAGAGCTTTTGGATAAGACAAATAATGTTATAGATACTGGATATTCAGATAGCTTTTCTGCTAGACCAAAAGGGTATGTTTCAAATTTAGACGGAAATACAAAAATAGGTGGAACAAGAGATCAAAATCTAAATGATATAAAAGCCATAGATGAACTAAACAACAAAGTTCTAGGATATAACACAATGCTTGAAACCCTAAATGAAAAAAATATCATCAAATGGACGCAAGATGAAAAATGCAAAGATGGCGAAAATATCATCGAACCAAATAAAATAACAAATATGCGTATTAAATTTGATAGTGGGCTTGGTTCTAGCTATAATGTTTGTTACGATAATGAAAAAGCGATAGAATTAAATGCCGATAATATAAATGCCAATAAATGTTATTTTTCTTACCCAGATATCGGACCTACTACGATAAATATATATGATGATACTTGGACTGCGATCGATCATGACGGCGATTGTATAGAGGGCGAGAGCGGAAATGTGGCTAATAGTGATGGTAAAATAGGGTGCAATATAGAACTACAAAGTGACTATTATAAATTTATGCTTGATAAAATTATGCTAAAATCAAAAGAGCTGAGCGATAAATTTTCCAATATGACTTACTATCTCAAAGATGATGTTTATACAAAATCAAAAGAGCGGTTAGAAAGCATGATGGCAGCTGATTTGAAGTTGAATTTAAACGCTACTTTGGCTGATGGCACGACTCCTAAGCTATATACAAAAAACTACTACGCAAAAGATGTGAATTTAGATGTGACAGATAATCTCACTGAAGAAGTTTATTATTACGGAGTTGAGAAGACGGCTGATGAACGTGATAAATTTGCTATCAAAATTAAATCGGCAGAAGATGATGATACGACCAAAGAAAAAAACGACGGTAAATTTACTATCTCAAAAGACGCCTTTTATCTTGGTGAAGCTAGTGTGAGCTTGAAGCTAAATTTAGGCAGAAAGTACAATGAGCCAAAAGCTTATAAAAATATTACGCCTGATATATTTACACTAAGTGGAAAAGATGAAGATAATGTAGAATTAGAAAAAGGTGTAGTTGCGAGTGATAGTGAGGCGAATTTTTACTATGGTAGGGTTTTTGCACCAAACTATGATATATACGCAAATAGTGGCGAAGTGAGTTTGTATTATGGTGTTTATTTCAGTGGCGATGAGAGCGAAGAGGATAAAGAAAAAATAAAAAATTTCATCACGTCAAATGAGACAAAAACGCTAGAAGAGTGCAAAATCCCACAACTCAAAGACTACTATATAAATCCAGCATTTAGCGGCGAAAGCACAAACGAATATTTGGGTGCGAATTTGACAATTAGCGAGAATAACGCTGCTGTAAAGGAAAACGGAAAAGAAAAGCTAATCCTTACTTATAATGGCGTTGAGTTTCCAAAAACAATAAATATCAAAATAACCCCAAATGATGAAGCTAAAAAGTATTTGCTGTTTGATAAATTTGTTCCAAATGATGAAAAGCCAATAGATACAAGCTTCAATGCGACATTTTATAGCTTAGATAAGGGCGGCTGGACTGGAAGCGGAGAGCATGGAAAAGTCATGGATATAGGTGGCGAAAATAGTGATAACGCACCAAAAGGAAATAGAAGAATAGACTGGTAAAGTCTATTCTAAATCGCAATTCACGCCTTATTCAAAAAAGCTTGGATTGGCTCTGAGTAAAAGTGCGTATGCGTGCAAGGCGCTTTGCTCTCTTATGTAGCTTCTATCGCCTGATAAAAGCAGTCTTTGGACTTGGACTTCGGTTTTGTTTGCTACGCCGACAAATACCGTGCCTACTGGCTTTTCTTTAGTTCCGCCATTTGGCCCAGCGACGCCACTAATAGCGATAGCAAAATCACACTCACAAAGCCTTAACGCCCCACGGCACATTTGTTCGACGCACTCTTTACTCACTGCGCCATAAGTTTGCAAGACTTCATCGCTGACTTCTATCCAGTTATGTTTGATATGGTTTGCGTAGGTTACAACTGAGCCGTCAAAGACGCTACTCACGCCAGAAACCGCTCCAAATTTAGCAGCACAAAGCCCAGCAGTGCAAGACTCTGCAAAGGTGATTTTGAGATTTTTTTCTATGAGTTTGTTTGCGATGAAAGAGACTATATCTTTTTCGTTTATGATTTTATTGGCAAAGAGATTTGAAGCACTTTCTATGAAGCCGTCAATCTGACCGTATTTGTTAGTAGAGGCTTTGACATAAGTAAGCCCAGGAAGTAGCTCGGTGAGACTTATCGTCACGTTATAAGTCGTGGCTAATGGCTCTAGCAGTATTCTAGCGCTTTCTTTATCGATATCAAGTATATTAAAAAACTTGCAGTCTTTTTGCACTTCGATGAGAAACTCTGGGAGTTCTGCTGTCGGCGTGGCTTTGATTAAATTTATCTTGGCTGAGTTTAGCGTGAGTAAAAAGCTGTCTTTTACTTGGATTTCTGCACGTGAAGGTATCAGGGTGTCGTTTTTTAGCTCGATTGTATCGGTGCTAAGTGTGGCGATGATCTTGCTTATTGTGTAAAAATTACTATCGTTTGCCATGATAGTGACAAAGTCAAAGTTTTTGGAGTGGTTTTCTATATAAAATGGCAATTCTTTGTCGTTATCTTCTATATAGGCCACCATTCCCATTTCGCCAAAGCACTCTTCATATTTGTTAAAAATATAATCCAAAAACGGCTTATTTATCTGCAATTCTTCGCCGACAATCAAAATAATATGCTTCATGTTTGCTCCTAGTATTTTACCTTGAAATTCATATATGTATTGTCTGAGTCTTCTTTTGGTGTGTATAAGATATTTAGGTTTAAATTCTTATTTAAAGACCAGTCGATATATGGACTAATTTGCTCATCTTTGTTTGATTTGATTATTGTACCTAAATTTGTATTATATAAAACTTCTTTGCTAATATCAAAATTTGGCTCAGTTATTAGCGAGTTTTCTTTGAGATTGTAGTTTAAATTTAGCTTGGTTTTGATTAAAAAATCGATTATAGAAGTTTGGTGCTCTATACCTAGATTATTGTTTGATATGTAGTCTTTTTGGTTTTCGTTTTTATCTAGCTTGCTATCTAAATTTAGCTTGAAATCATCTAAATATTCGTTGTTAAAGCTAAAAGAATTTATGTTTAAAACATCTATTTGGTTTAAATTTGCTCCATTTTTATTAAGATTCAAATTTGGATTTAGGAGTTTTACATCATCTGATTTTATCCAAGGGCTATTTATAAAGCCATTTGTCTGGAGTGGATTTATGCTTAGAGTATCTCCGCTTTGTTTCATAAGCTCATCAGATGAAAAAATTTGAGATAAAAATAGCAAGCTAAAAAGACAAAATTTTAGCATTTTTATCCTTTGTTATTTTGTGAAATATTGTATCTCAACTTGCTAAATAAAACTTATATTAATGATTTTTTTGATAAAATCCCTAAATTTAAAAAAATTCAAGGTCGATAATATGGATTATAAAGATACATTACTACTTCCGGCGACTGATTTTGCTATGCGGGGAAACCTGAGCGAACAAGAGCCAAAAAGATATGCCAAATGGAGCGAAGAAAAAGCTTATGAAAAGATGAAAGCCAAACGCCAAAAAGCTGGCGTGAGCTTCAATATCCACGATGGTCCACCATACGCAAATGGTCACTTACATATAGGTCACGCACTAAATAAAATCCTAAAAGATATAATCCTAAAAACTCATTATTTTTTCGGCGACAGCGTCCGCTATACTCCAGGCTGGGATTGTCATGGGTTGCCTATTGAGCAACAAGTCGAAGTAAAGCTGGGTGAGGCTAAAAAAACCATGAGCAAATCAGCTATCAGAAGCGAGTGCAGGGCGTGGGCTACAAATTTCGTAAATATCCAAAGAGACGAGTTTAAAACTCTTGGCATTCTTGGGGGCTGGGAAGATCCATATCTTACTATGAAGTTTAAATTTGAAGCAAATATCTATAGGACGCTTTGTGAAGTGGCTAAAAAAGGTCTTTTGATCGAAAGAAGCAAGCCTGTTTTTTGGAGCTGGGCTGCAAGAAGTGCTCTGGCTGAAGCTGAAGTCGAGTATGAAGACAAAGAGGATTATAGCCTATATGTGGCATTTGAGCTTAGCAAAGAGGCTTGCGAAAAAATAGGCGTCCAAAATGCTAAAGCAGTCATTTGGACTACTACGCCATGGACTTTGGTCGCAAACCAAGCCATAAGCCTAAATCCAAATGAAAAATACTCAGTGACAAGTGAGGGCTATATCGTAGCTTCTGCACTTGTAGAAACTCTTGTAAATCAAGGCATTATAAGTGGCAAAATCATAAAAGAATTTGCCTCAAAAGAGCTTGAAAATCTAAACGCAATTAATCCACTAAATGGTAGAAACTCAGTATTTATCCTTGGCGAACACGTCTTGATGGACGGCGGTACTGGGCTTGTTCATACAGCTCCTGGGCACGGCGAAGATGACTATTTTGCTAGTTTGAGATATGGCATAGAAGTGATTATGCCAGTTGATGAGGCTGGATTATACGATGAGACTTTAAGGGTTAAAAAGCTTTTGCCTGAGAATTTGCTAAATGAGTTTATAGGGCTTCATATATTTAAAGCAAATGAAAAAATCGTTGAGCTTCTTGGAGATAGCGTTGTAAAAGTAAGTAAATTTGTGCATAGTTATCCATTTTGCTGGAGAACTCACAAGCCAGTCATTTACAGAGCCACAAAACAGTGGTTTATAGCTATGGATGAGCCAAAGCTTGATGGCAAAACTCTAAGAACTACGGCTCTTGAAGCGTTAAAACAAGTGAAATTTTATCCAGAAGTTGGGGTAAAAAGAATAACTTCTATGATAGAAAATCGCCCTGACTGGTGTATAAGTCGCCAAAGAGATTGGGGTGTGCCAATAGCGTTTTTTAGGGATCGTGCGACCAAAGAGCCGATTTTTGATACTGAAATTTTAGATAATGTAGCAAAGATTTTTGATGAAAAAGGCGCTGATGCATGGTGGGATTTGGAGATTGCTGATTTACTTCCAAAAGACTCAAAATACGATCCGGCAAATTTAGAAAAAGTAATGGATATTTTAGATGTTTGGTTTGATAGCGGATCTACTTGGAATGCAGTGCTAAATAGTGGTGATTACGATGCTGGCGGATATCAAGCCGATATGTATCTTGAAGGTAGCGACCAACACCGTGGCTGGTTCCAAAGCTCACTTCTGCTAAGCTGCGCTGTAAATCAAAAAGCGCCATATAAAAGCGTTTTAACTCATGGATTTACCGTTGATGGCAATGGCAATAAAATGAGTAAAAGCAAAGGAAATGTAATAGCTCCAGCTGACGTAGCCAAAAAATACGGCACTGAGATTTTAAGACTTTGGGTCGGGCTAAGCGACTACTCAAGCGACCTTAAAATCAGCGATGACATACTAAAACAAGTCGGCGAACAATACAGAAAAATCCGCAACACAGTAAGATTTTTACTAGCCAACATTAATGATTTGGACGATATCAGCTCAAATTTCACAATGCTTGATAAGTGGATATTAGTAAGAGCTACTAAAACATTTAATGAAGTTAGTATTTGTTTTAAAAACTATGAGTTTTCAAAAGGCTTTAATATACTTTTGAATTTCTTAAGTGGAGATTTGAGTGGTGTTTATCTTGATATTTGCAAAGATAGACTCTACTGCGATGAGTTAGAAAGCTCACGCCGCCGCTCAGCCCAGTCAGCTATGGCTATCATCACAAAATCACTTCTAGCTCTTATCGCTCCTACCTTGACATACACTGTAGATGAAGCTCTAGAGGTCGCTCCAAACATCATCAAAAAGAGTGCAAACGATGTATTTGAGCTAGTTTATAAGCCACTTGAGTTTGATTACAAGATAGAAGATGAGCTTTTAAGATCTAGTAGAGAGAAATTTAACGAGATAATCGATACTCTTAAAAAAGATAAAATCATAAAATCAACCCTAGAAGTTATCCTAGAAACCAGCTCAAACGAAGTGCTTTCAAATGACCTTGATGAGGTTATAGATTGGTATATGGTGAGCTTCGTAAGAGGAGTTGAGAGTGATGAGTGCTTGGCTGAATTTGACATAGGAAATGATAAATTCAAGATAGTAAAAGCAGATAGATTTAAATGTCCAAGATGCTGGAAATACTCAGCTAAAAACGATGGCGACCTATGCCCAAGATGTGCAAAGGTGATGAAATAGTGTTTGAAAATCCAGTTAGTATGACATTAATCATAGTCACTGTAGCAATTTTGCTTGGAATAACCGGATTTGGTATTTTTTTAGTTAATAAATTTAAGGAGAGCAAGTGATAAGCTTAAAAGAAGCAATGAAACTTAGCGAGAGTGAGCTAGTAGCTCTTCGCAAAGATCTAAAAGACAAAATAAAACAAACAAAAGAGCTTGGAGCGTATATCGAGCAACTAACAAATAGTGAAATTTGTGATGAATTTGCTGGAGTTCCAATAGCTATAAAAGATAATATCCAAGTCAAAAACCAAAGCGTAACAAGCTGCTCAAAGATACTTCAAGGCTACATAGCACCATATAACGCAACTGTTATAAACAAGCTACTAAGTGCTGGTCTTGCGCCATTTGGTAGGACAAATATGGATGAGTTTGCTATGGGAAGCACAACTGAAAGCTCTTACTATGGTAAGACTCTAAATCCACTAGATCACTCACGCGTACCTGGTGGTAGTAGTGGCGGTAGTGCAGCAGCAGTCGCAGCTGGCATCGCAGTCGCAGCTCTTGGAAGTGATACTGGCGGAAGTATCCGTCAGCCAGCAGCGTTTTGTGGGTGTGTGGGATTTAAGCCGACTTATGGAAGGGTTAGTAGGTTTGGACTTGGTGCTTACTCAAGCAGTCTAGATCAGATCGGACCTATCACAAGAAGCGTTGAAGACGCAGCTATTTTATAT from Campylobacter iguaniorum includes the following:
- a CDS encoding CinA family protein; its protein translation is MKHIILIVGEELQINKPFLDYIFNKYEECFGEMGMVAYIEDNDKELPFYIENHSKNFDFVTIMANDSNFYTISKIIATLSTDTIELKNDTLIPSRAEIQVKDSFLLTLNSAKINLIKATPTAELPEFLIEVQKDCKFFNILDIDKESARILLEPLATTYNVTISLTELLPGLTYVKASTNKYGQIDGFIESASNLFANKIINEKDIVSFIANKLIEKNLKITFAESCTAGLCAAKFGAVSGVSSVFDGSVVTYANHIKHNWIEVSDEVLQTYGAVSKECVEQMCRGALRLCECDFAIAISGVAGPNGGTKEKPVGTVFVGVANKTEVQVQRLLLSGDRSYIREQSALHAYALLLRANPSFFE
- the ileS gene encoding isoleucine--tRNA ligase is translated as MDYKDTLLLPATDFAMRGNLSEQEPKRYAKWSEEKAYEKMKAKRQKAGVSFNIHDGPPYANGHLHIGHALNKILKDIILKTHYFFGDSVRYTPGWDCHGLPIEQQVEVKLGEAKKTMSKSAIRSECRAWATNFVNIQRDEFKTLGILGGWEDPYLTMKFKFEANIYRTLCEVAKKGLLIERSKPVFWSWAARSALAEAEVEYEDKEDYSLYVAFELSKEACEKIGVQNAKAVIWTTTPWTLVANQAISLNPNEKYSVTSEGYIVASALVETLVNQGIISGKIIKEFASKELENLNAINPLNGRNSVFILGEHVLMDGGTGLVHTAPGHGEDDYFASLRYGIEVIMPVDEAGLYDETLRVKKLLPENLLNEFIGLHIFKANEKIVELLGDSVVKVSKFVHSYPFCWRTHKPVIYRATKQWFIAMDEPKLDGKTLRTTALEALKQVKFYPEVGVKRITSMIENRPDWCISRQRDWGVPIAFFRDRATKEPIFDTEILDNVAKIFDEKGADAWWDLEIADLLPKDSKYDPANLEKVMDILDVWFDSGSTWNAVLNSGDYDAGGYQADMYLEGSDQHRGWFQSSLLLSCAVNQKAPYKSVLTHGFTVDGNGNKMSKSKGNVIAPADVAKKYGTEILRLWVGLSDYSSDLKISDDILKQVGEQYRKIRNTVRFLLANINDLDDISSNFTMLDKWILVRATKTFNEVSICFKNYEFSKGFNILLNFLSGDLSGVYLDICKDRLYCDELESSRRRSAQSAMAIITKSLLALIAPTLTYTVDEALEVAPNIIKKSANDVFELVYKPLEFDYKIEDELLRSSREKFNEIIDTLKKDKIIKSTLEVILETSSNEVLSNDLDEVIDWYMVSFVRGVESDECLAEFDIGNDKFKIVKADRFKCPRCWKYSAKNDGDLCPRCAKVMK